The Clostridiaceae bacterium DNA segment GAGAAACTCTACTCTTACTTTGCGGCCAATCTGTGTTCTTAAAAAACCTGCGGTATATGCAACATTGTCAATAGTTGCAGGTGCAGGTTGGCCATATACTGTAGCTCCTGCAGCTCCATTCATAGGAACATTAAATGGAGATATGGAAGCAGGGCCTGTAGGAATACCTGTTGGAAGTACAGGAAGTCCCTCCTGATTTGAAAGTCCGGCATGCGGTAAAAAGGAGGCCTGATTTCCTTGCATTGTTTGGGTTAAAGGTGACTGTGACTGAAAACCTTGTATCATCTGGCTGTATGGATACATACATTCTCTGCTATTCTTTGTATACGTATTCATCTGAACTCCTCCTAAAGGTATCGTAATACAGTATATTAACATAAAGAAAAAAAAGTGAACAAATGAATAAATTACAACTATTAATTTTAAAAAAAATGCAAAATATATTAAGGCACGCTGATAATTCGGAAGCAATTCCGAAAATAAGGAGGGATATGAAATGGCAAGACGTGGAAGAATAATGTCAGAAGCTCTGAAAACAGAGATTGCAAAAGAGCTCGGTGTATATGACATCGTTGCTTCTGAGGGATGGGGATCAGTAACATCCAGAGACTGCGGTAATATAGTCAAAAAGGCTATAGAAATAGCAGAAAGAAGCATGAATAAGTAGTAGACCTTCCTTAGCGTAGCAAAGCCGGCATATTGCCGGCTTTAATTATGCTTGTGTAATAATTTCATTAAATAAAACACTGTAAAAAAACTCAAAAAAAGCTTATTTAACAGGATTTCAGGTTGAAACTTAATTTTTTTAATGGTATAATTTAACTATAAATTCAGGACGAACCAGATATATTAGGTAATGTAATTGTGTTGTATTTTCATTGTACATATATTATGCCTAAGGCCTCTGGTAATCGCCCATGGATTTAGGACCGCCTTATTTACATGCCAACACAACTCCTAGAAATAAGTGGATATAAACGTGTATAGATAGCATTATTGCAGTTCTGTTACAGTTTCTTTACACTTGTTTTCTATTTGTTGACTGGTATGAAGGGCGGTGGTATAATCAATTTGTGCTTGAAATGGGTACTGCGCCCTTTTCAGCTGAATTGCTTATAAGTTGGGTTATTTACTGAAGGGAGAAGGCGTAACCTGACTTGTTATAGTTAATAAATAGCCTTACTCCCAAAAAAAAATAAAATGAGGAGGATTTGAGAGTATGAAAAATCTCAAAAAGCTACTTGCAGTTATCATAGCAGTTGCTTTAATGGCAACAATGATGGTTCCTGCATTTGCCGCTGAGACAGAACTAAGTGATGTAGAAATCTGCGAATTACTTGGTATGCTCAAAGGCGAAGGCCAAGGCGTCACAGAAGAATACTTGGCAAAACCGACATACAGAATACAAGCTGCTATCATGTTTTTAAGACTGCAAGGTCTGGAAGATGAAGCGCTTGCTTTTAAAGGAACAGAGAATTTTGATGACGCTGAAGAAATATGGGAAGGCGGAAGAGCAATTCTTGCTTATCTGAAAGCCAATCCAGAACTCGGCTGGCAGGGCGTTGGGGACAACAAATTTGAACCCCTCGTAACCATCGATGCAAAATCATACTATAAAGTAATGCTTGAAGCTTTAGGTTACAAGCAAGGTGTAGATTTTGAATGGAGTGAAGTTCTTGATTTTGCTGCTGAAATAGGTTTAGTTAAATTAGCAGATGTTGAAGAACTTACAAACGCTGACGTTGCCAGTGCAACAGTTGAAGCTTTATTAGCTAAAGTTAAAGACCAGGATATTACTCTTATTGAGAAATTAGTTGCTGACGGAGTTATTTCCGAAGAGGCTGCTATTGAAGCTGGTTTAGTAGCTGAAGAATTGGCTGTAGAAGCTAAAGCTGTTGGTGCTAAGAAATTCCAGGTATCCTTCAGCGATGCTGTTGATACAAGCAAAGCTACTTTTGCAGTTAAGAAGGGTACAATCACAATTAATACTTCAAAAGTTGAATGGAACGAAGCTAAGACAGTTGCTACTATTGAATTAGTAAGCAAAATTACAAAAGGCGATTACACTATCACTATTGGTGGCGTAGAATTGCCAGAAGGTGCTAATGTTATAACAATTGCAGCTGAAGATGAAAAGGTTGCAGAAATTGAAATTGCTTCAGATGTAGCTCCATTAGTACAATATGCAACAACTGATCCAAATTACAATAAAGAAGTTTTAGTATACTACAATGTAAAGAATCAGTACGGAGAAGATATTACTGCTGGAACTACACTTCAGTGGACTTCTTCAGTAGGTAATGTAATAGATAATTCTACTGGTGTTAAGAAAGTACAATTACCAAGTGGTACTTTTGTTCTTAACCAGAACTTTACAGTTACTGCACTGCATGCAAATACAGGTACTTTTGCAACAAAGGTAATGAAAGTTGGAGATTATTCAAGAGTATCTGATATAAAAGTTGGCTCAGTATTTAATAAAGACAATAAAGTATTAAATACAAAGACACTTACAACTGATAATTTCTATGTAGAAATAGAAGCTTATGACCAGTATGGAAATAAAGTTACTAATGCTACACAGTTAAAAGATCAGGTAACAGTTGTTAATACAAATCCTTCAATTTTAGGTAATCCTTT contains these protein-coding regions:
- a CDS encoding small, acid-soluble spore protein, alpha/beta type, with translation MARRGRIMSEALKTEIAKELGVYDIVASEGWGSVTSRDCGNIVKKAIEIAERSMNK